The Erythrolamprus reginae isolate rEryReg1 chromosome 5, rEryReg1.hap1, whole genome shotgun sequence genome window below encodes:
- the MTERF4 gene encoding transcription termination factor 4, mitochondrial gives MLCTKSATRYWRIFEKYSFPSLAYDFIHLPSLSVLPVAFWWSHQHPNCRLITTRSFIQSSKGFHPCKSNYECSPKPQETLINTPVEEVKATDVDHLKLGEDTSAYVNLGFSPDQITQLFSLQLDVPFQSKLTTISELLLLGLSIATILKTLEKKPELLRMSPKHLKDRANLLRKLGLNAESVNHVAVHFPSIFTVPHKRITSLENLLKEKCLFTMAQVSTILRTTPHLLLQELNDIEYKFQFAYFRMGIKQREMLQSGFFQAPLAEINKRINFLERLGRYQTPDKKGQTQIVNPKLKRIIRASEQDFVTEVACSSIEEYEVFKKLLADEEEERRQQEEAMEEFSDSENDDGSGSE, from the exons ATGCTGTGCACGAAATCAGCAACCCGCTATTGGCGC ATTTTTGAGAAATACAGCTTCCCATCCCTTGCCTATGACTTTATCCATTTACCTTCTCTCAGTGTATTACCAGTTGCCTTTTGGTGGTCTCATCAACACCCAAATTGCAGATTGATTACTACCAGGTCTTTTATACAAAGCAGCAAAGGCTTTCACCCTTGTAAGTCAAACTATGAGTGCTCTCCCAAGCCCCAAGAAACTTTAATTAATACACCAGTAGAAGAAGTAAAAGCAACAGATGTGGACCATTTGAAGCTAGGAGAGGACACAAGTGCTTATGTTAACCTGGGATTCAGTCCTGATCAGATAACACAGCTATTTAGCTTGCAACTGGATGTACCATTTCAGTCAAAATTGACTACAATTTCAGAATTACTCCTATTGGGCTTAAGCATTGCCACAATACTGAAGACTCTAGAAAAGAAGCCTGAACTGCTGAGAATGTCACCAAAACATTTGAAGGACCGTGCAAATCTTCTGCGGAAACTTGGCTTAAATGCAG AAAGCGTTAACCATGTGGCAGTACATTTTCCAAGTATCTTTACAGTGCCACACAAGAGAATCACATCCCTAGAGAATCTCCTTAAAGAAAAATGTCTCTTCACTATGGCACAAGTATCAACAATTCTACGAACAACTCCACATCTCCTTTTACAAGAGTTAAATGATATAGAATACAAGTTCCAG TTTGCGTATTTCAGGATGGGAATTAAACAGAGAGAAATGCTGCAGTCTGGTTTTTTCCAAGCACCGCTGGCTGaaataaacaaacgaataaattTTTTGGAGCGCTTGGGACGCTATCAAACTCCTGATAAGAAAGGACAGACCCAAATTGTCAATCCCAAACTGAAACGTATTATCAGAGCTTCTGAACAGGATTTTGTGACTGAAGTAGCCTGCTCCTCAATTGAGGAATATGAGGTCTTTAAGAAGTTGCTGGCcgatgaagaagaggagaggaggcaaCAGGAGGAGGCAATGGAAGAATTCTCAGATTCAGAGAATGATGATGGATCTGGTTCTGAATAA